In a single window of the Halichondria panicea unplaced genomic scaffold, odHalPani1.1 SCAFFOLD_65, whole genome shotgun sequence genome:
- the LOC135351995 gene encoding arginine N(omega)-methyltransferase-like — MTDNTITQSPDDFDWFKNNGIYMPMINDTGRNIAYKAAIERVAPGSVMCDIGTGTGLLSILAAKAGAKKVYSIEMDPGRAKFARDMIDQLGITNIQVINKNFLRCDRGDIPDDIDYFISETIGNPIFNENIVDLSKHAKQWGGTFIPGKIEVTAEVYRNHPILPLVYAESEAFEFQPDIEIDDAYEKTINDTFQQKHPADNYTDEDLETLAEISDKKELKELAKSNGWEDKKIRDALK; from the exons ATGACTGACAATACCATAACACAATCACCCGACGACTTTGATTGGTTTAAAAACAACGGCATCTACATGCCAATGATCAACGACACTGGGCGTAACATTGCATACAAAGCCGCAATAGAACGTGTAGCACCAGGCAGCGTCATGTGTGACATAGGCACAGGTACCGGACTGTTGAGTATCCTGGCCGCCAAGGCTGGAGCAAAGAAGGTATACAGTATTGAAATGGATCCAGGTCGTGCAAAATTTGCCAGGGACATGATAGACCAACTTGGTATTACAAACATACAGGTAATCAACAAGAACTTTTTAAGGTGTGACAGAGGAGATATTCCAGACGATATAGATTATTTTATTTCTGAGACTATCGGTAATCCTATCTTCAACGAGAATATTGTTGATTTATCCAAGCATGCTAAACAGTGGGGTGGAACTTTTATTCCAGGAAAGATTGAAGTTACTGCTGAGGTATACAGAAATCATCCTATACTACCGTTGGTTTATGCTGAGTCAGAAGCCTTTGAATTTCAACCTGACATTGAGATTGACGACGCATACGAAAAAACAATTAACGACACATTTCAGCAGAAGCACCCTGCAGACA ACTACACAGATGAAGACTTAGAAACACTGGCAGAAATTAGCGACAAGAAAGAACTTAAAGAACTAGCTAAGTCAAACGGTTGGGAAGATAAAAAGATCCGAGACGCACTCAAATGA